One Salvelinus namaycush isolate Seneca chromosome 29, SaNama_1.0, whole genome shotgun sequence genomic region harbors:
- the LOC120024539 gene encoding neuroendocrine protein 7B2-like, giving the protein MIRGAKTASSVSITSSFSPHPGYTTEMGSTVRLSRTVLLSVLVCMAELASARSPRTADQVSEADIQRLLHGAMEQLGIARHRVEYPAHQATNIVGPQSIQGGAHEGLQHLGPYGNIPNIIAELTGDNIPKYFSEDHGYPNPSNPCPLGKTAADGCLENVPDTAEFSREFQKHQHLFDPEHDYPALAKWNKELLYQKLKGGPKRRQRSVNNPYLMGQKLDNVVAKKSVPHYPEEDYRTST; this is encoded by the exons ACCGAGATGGGTTCGACGGTCAGGTTGAGTAGAACCGTGTTGCTGAGCGTTCTGGTGTGCATGGCGGAGCTGGCATCGGCCCGGAGCCCCCGCACGGCAGACCAGGTATCTGAGGCCGACATTCAACGCCTCCTACACGGCGCCATGGAGCAGCTTGGCATCGCTCGGCACAGGGTTGAGTACCCCGCTCACCAGGCCACCAACATCGTGGGTCCCCAGAGTATCCAAG GTGGGGCCCATGAGGGCCTGCAGCATCTGGGTCCCTATGGAAACATCCCCAACATCATAGCTGAGCTGACAGGGGACAACATCCCCAAATACTTCAGTGAGGACCATGGCTACCCCAACCCTTCCAACCCATGTCCACTAGGAAAGACGG CTGCAGATGGTTGTCTGGAGAACGTCCCGGACACAGCAGAGTTCAGCAGAGAGTTCCAGAAGCATCAGCACTTGTTTGACCCAGAACATGACTACCCTGCTCTGGCTAAGTGG AACAAGGAGCTGTTGTACCAGAAACTGAAGGGAGGACCCAAAAGAAGACAAAGG AGTGTCAATAACCCCTATCTGATGGGTCAGAAGCTGGACAACGTTGTGGCCAAGAAGTCGGTTCCCCATTACCCAGAAGAGGACTATAGAACATCCACCTGA